A portion of the Deltaproteobacteria bacterium genome contains these proteins:
- the moaC gene encoding cyclic pyranopterin monophosphate synthase MoaC, with translation MSKLTHIDKTGKAKMVDVTDKPATTREAVATASIYMQKETLKKVLANEMKKGDVLGVARIAGILAAKKTDELIPLCHPLPLTSIDIAFDIVKDKNRIDITASVKLSGKTGVEMEALTAVTVAALTIYDMCKAADKGMKISDIVLLKKSGGRSGTYVRKGLRAKSMLFAAEG, from the coding sequence ATGTCTAAACTCACTCACATAGATAAAACTGGCAAGGCAAAGATGGTTGATGTGACAGATAAGCCCGCTACCACCCGTGAGGCTGTCGCCACGGCAAGTATTTATATGCAAAAAGAAACCCTAAAAAAAGTGCTTGCAAATGAAATGAAAAAGGGAGATGTGCTTGGTGTGGCAAGGATTGCCGGGATCTTGGCTGCAAAAAAAACAGATGAACTAATACCACTTTGTCATCCTTTGCCATTAACATCTATTGATATTGCCTTTGATATCGTAAAAGATAAAAACAGGATAGACATAACTGCATCTGTAAAATTATCAGGTAAGACAGGGGTTGAAATGGAGGCACTGACAGCAGTTACAGTTGCAGCACTAACAATATATGATATGTGTAAGGCAGCAGATAAAGGAATGAAAATATCTGATATAGTATTGCTGAAGAAGAGCGGCGGCAGAAGCGGGACATATGTAAGAAAAGGCTTAAGGGCAAAAAGCATGCTTTTTGCTGCTGAAGGCTGA
- the dksA gene encoding RNA polymerase-binding protein DksA yields the protein MKKERLEYFRIILNKNLEELLSEADKTVVTMSDSKEEHFADPTDRASHETERNFLLRVKDRERRLIAKIKDALERIDNGAFGVCEICGGEISEKRLEARPVTTYCIECKKEKEEEEQERRKL from the coding sequence ATGAAAAAAGAGAGATTGGAATATTTCAGGATAATATTAAATAAAAATTTGGAAGAACTGCTTTCAGAGGCTGACAAGACTGTTGTAACTATGAGTGATTCCAAAGAGGAGCACTTTGCAGACCCTACAGACAGGGCATCCCATGAGACTGAGAGGAACTTCCTATTAAGGGTAAAGGACAGGGAAAGGAGGTTGATTGCCAAGATTAAAGATGCCCTGGAAAGGATAGATAACGGGGCTTTTGGTGTCTGTGAAATATGCGGTGGTGAGATTTCAGAAAAAAGGCTTGAGGCAAGACCTGTTACCACATACTGCATTGAATGCAAAAAAGAAAAAGAAGAAGAGGAACAGGAAAGACGAAAGTTATAA
- the dnaJ gene encoding molecular chaperone DnaJ codes for MKRDYYEILGLDRSATDEDIKRAFRRLAHQYHPDKNHGNKESEERFKEINEAYEVLRDGDKRANYDRFGFAGAGGYRDVSDAGFGVDFQDIFGDVFGGFFGAGRQKRQRGQNGSDLKYDIEITFEEAAFGTEKKIKIPRQAKCGVCSGIGAKPGTSPTACPTCGGRGQVRFQQGFFSISKPCSACRGEGMIIKEPCIECRGSGRIRINHSLSIKIPAGVETGTKLRLSGEGEAGLHGGSHGDLYIIINVKPHPIFTRQNDDIICNVPIRFHQAALGTEIDVPSLEGKIKLKIPTGTQSGKVFRLKGKGIASLHTGRRGDMNVIINVEVPTKLTQRQKELLEEFSRIGGEDSTPMSKTFFDKVREIFG; via the coding sequence CGCAGCGCTACTGACGAGGATATAAAAAGGGCGTTCCGCAGACTCGCACATCAGTATCATCCTGATAAAAACCATGGCAATAAAGAATCTGAAGAAAGGTTTAAGGAAATCAATGAGGCATATGAAGTCCTGCGGGATGGAGATAAACGGGCAAACTATGACAGGTTCGGTTTTGCAGGTGCAGGCGGATACAGGGATGTATCTGATGCTGGATTCGGTGTAGATTTTCAGGATATCTTTGGTGATGTCTTTGGCGGATTTTTTGGCGCTGGCAGACAAAAGAGGCAAAGAGGACAGAATGGCAGCGACCTTAAATATGATATTGAAATTACATTTGAAGAGGCAGCATTCGGCACAGAAAAAAAGATAAAGATACCAAGGCAGGCAAAGTGCGGGGTATGCAGCGGAATCGGTGCAAAACCAGGAACCAGCCCTACCGCATGCCCTACCTGCGGCGGCAGGGGACAGGTAAGATTCCAGCAGGGGTTTTTCAGCATTTCCAAACCGTGCTCTGCATGCAGAGGCGAGGGCATGATAATAAAAGAGCCGTGTATAGAATGCAGGGGAAGCGGCAGAATCAGAATCAATCACTCCTTATCAATAAAGATACCTGCAGGTGTTGAAACAGGGACAAAACTTCGTCTTTCAGGTGAAGGTGAGGCGGGATTGCACGGAGGCAGTCACGGTGATTTGTATATTATAATCAATGTCAAGCCTCACCCTATATTCACCCGCCAAAATGATGATATCATCTGCAATGTGCCTATTAGATTTCATCAGGCTGCACTTGGGACAGAGATAGATGTTCCGTCCCTTGAAGGCAAGATTAAGTTAAAGATTCCGACTGGAACACAATCAGGTAAGGTATTTCGTCTGAAAGGAAAGGGAATCGCATCCCTGCACACAGGGAGAAGGGGTGATATGAATGTCATCATAAATGTTGAAGTGCCAACAAAGTTGACACAACGGCAGAAAGAACTTCTGGAAGAGTTTTCAAGGATAGGCGGAGAAGACTCAACCCCAATGAGCAAGACCTTCTTTGATAAGGTCAGAGAGATTTTTGGATAG
- a CDS encoding ABC transporter substrate-binding protein: protein MKISNFRFLFTVLVAFCVLHLASLVVFANAQEGVKKDRYAIGVILPLSGRFADFGEEALKGVLLAAEIFKSAEQRINAKEIPNSRIEIIIKDSMDNAVAASNAVRELAEDEGVAAIIGPLISITAFEAAKKAQELKIPIITLSQREGLPQIGDYVFRNFMTQSLQARLIARYAVNTLKLKRIAILYPDNPYGRGLAAPFKDEIKIHNANVLTEEVYSDGQTDFSREIRKLFKIKETEKKEGRRTIKTFEPTVSIDALYIPDYFDTVSLIVSHLAYFNIKGIKLLGSNGWNSKKLIEMSGKYVEDSVFVDGFFLDSQQHEVKTFTNRFYETYGIQPGILGAEAFDAASIILNLLKEGNLKREDIKRGLGKISNLKGAAGTTSFNAEGEALKELFILTIKNGEIVQLN, encoded by the coding sequence ATGAAAATTTCAAATTTCAGATTTTTATTTACTGTGTTAGTTGCTTTTTGCGTCCTGCATCTTGCATCTTTGGTTGTTTTTGCCAATGCACAGGAAGGAGTTAAAAAAGATAGGTATGCAATCGGTGTAATACTTCCTTTAAGCGGGAGATTTGCAGATTTCGGTGAAGAGGCATTAAAAGGGGTTCTGCTTGCAGCAGAGATATTCAAAAGTGCGGAGCAAAGGATAAATGCCAAAGAAATACCGAACAGCAGGATTGAGATAATAATAAAGGATTCTATGGATAATGCTGTTGCAGCATCAAATGCAGTCAGGGAATTGGCAGAAGATGAGGGGGTTGCGGCAATAATTGGACCGCTGATCAGTATCACTGCATTTGAGGCAGCAAAAAAGGCGCAGGAATTAAAGATTCCGATTATTACACTTTCACAGAGAGAGGGACTGCCTCAAATAGGGGATTATGTGTTTAGAAATTTTATGACACAGTCTTTACAGGCAAGGCTGATAGCCCGATACGCTGTAAATACACTAAAACTTAAACGGATTGCCATTTTATATCCTGACAACCCTTATGGCAGGGGACTTGCAGCACCGTTTAAAGATGAGATTAAAATACATAATGCGAATGTTTTAACAGAGGAAGTGTATAGTGATGGTCAAACTGATTTTAGCCGCGAGATAAGAAAACTCTTTAAGATTAAGGAAACAGAAAAAAAGGAAGGGAGACGGACCATAAAGACTTTTGAACCAACGGTTTCAATTGATGCCTTGTATATACCTGATTATTTTGATACAGTCTCACTGATTGTATCGCATCTTGCATATTTTAATATAAAGGGCATAAAATTACTCGGCTCTAACGGCTGGAATTCCAAAAAACTTATTGAAATGAGCGGTAAATATGTTGAGGATTCTGTATTTGTGGACGGCTTTTTTCTGGATAGTCAGCAGCACGAGGTAAAGACCTTTACCAATAGATTTTACGAAACATACGGCATCCAGCCCGGGATACTTGGGGCAGAGGCATTTGATGCAGCCAGCATAATTTTAAATCTCCTGAAGGAAGGAAATTTAAAAAGGGAAGATATTAAAAGAGGGCTGGGTAAAATTAGCAATTTAAAAGGCGCTGCAGGCACTACCTCCTTTAACGCAGAAGGGGAGGCATTAAAAGAGTTATTTATATTAACTATTAAAAATGGCGAGATAGTGCAGTTGAATTAA